The genomic interval ATTGCTTGGGCGCATATTGCCTTTACCGGAAAGTACAGTTTTAAAAAAAGTAATGGTGATATTAATATTGCAGCAATGGTTGAGGAACTGGAAAAGCATTTAAGACAGCATTTTTGGAAAGTTACTTAAGTAACGCGTACACTTTTAATTTTTTGCAAAAAAATTGCACAGATTGTTGGGGCCAATCTTGAAATCCCACTTTTTGTCAGTTCTTCCACAGGACCCCTAGAGGCGCATAGTGAACAACCCATTTTTGAACCGTGGAATGATCTAAATCCGCTCCTCGCTCTTCCATTAATTCTTCAATCGCACGATAACTTAATGGGTAGGCAATTTTCCATCTCACTGCCATTAATATTATATCTTTTGGGAAATGCCGTCCTTTAAAACTGATCATAATCTGCCTTTTTACGGGCATGATAACTTATGACTGATATTTTCGACAGAACCCCTTTTCTAACTGGTTAATCCGTTTTTTATCTCCCTTTCCCTGGGCCTTTTCTTGTTGGCTAGAGACGGAGTCTCCTGATAAACCCGAGATAAATTGGGCCTTCCAATCTTTTATTTGCTCAGGATAAAGGCCTTTTTCTCGGCAATACTCGCCCAACTCTATCTCACTCATTGTGGCTGTTTCAACAATCGCTGAAAAACGCGCCTCAACAGACCATGGCTGAGATAGCCTTACTACTTTAGAATTCATTGTACCTACTTGTTGGCGTTTCTTCAGCCAAGTATATATGGTTGATGTCGGAATGCATTCTTCTTTAGAGAGCTCTGTATAAGTTTTATTATACGGTGGAAGTAGTTTCTTCAATACCGCTTCTTTTCTTTCTTCTGAATACTGTCTCATTATTAACCTCGTTGCCCCCTTAATTGAAATTAATTAAGAGTGACAACTAGCCTGACACAGGGGGGTATCCGTTCGGTGAAATACACCTAGAGGAATAAGTGAAAATTGAAGAAGATCGCTACACCATAACTATTGGAGTAGACGATGACAAAAAGAGATGAGTACTGGAGTGACATGGTTAAATCCTATGAGGAAAGTGGTTTAGCACCAGGATTATTTTGCCGTAATAAAGGAATATCAGACTCCAGGCTCAGATTTTATCGCAATAAATTCAAGAAAGAGTCTAAAGCAGTTACCCCAGCCAAAGAGGCTTTATTTGAGCCACTTATTATTACTCCATTACCTTCTGCTAAGGCAGTGTTTAAATTAGTTATTGAACTCCCTAATAAAATACGCTGTGAACTTGATGCAGCTGACCATCAACACCGACTGATATTATTAAGGGAGTTGATGACCTTATGTTAATTCCAGATGATGTTCAAGTGCATTTATATTGTGGAATAACTGATATGCGCAAATCCATTAATACTCTAGCCATTCTG from Legionella antarctica carries:
- the tnpA gene encoding IS66 family insertion sequence element accessory protein TnpA, yielding MTKRDEYWSDMVKSYEESGLAPGLFCRNKGISDSRLRFYRNKFKKESKAVTPAKEALFEPLIITPLPSAKAVFKLVIELPNKIRCELDAADHQHRLILLRELMTLC